A region of the Carya illinoinensis cultivar Pawnee chromosome 16, C.illinoinensisPawnee_v1, whole genome shotgun sequence genome:
ggcatgatattaaataatcagtaaatagataaaaaaaaaatactaaacaaTTCTCCAATAATTTGATAACATATTAAGGAAAATGTaaacaaaatgaacaaagagCATCATGATCAGTTCCCCAAACACAATGGTCTATTGGTCTTTGATCCAATCCCAGATATCCATTTAAGACTGCACcatcctcttttattttttttgattaGGGGTGGAAggtttcaaatccaaaattttcatttgaaaaatcgAATTATATGTCATCAGGCCATTAGACTTTTAGTTAAGACTGCaccatcttatatatatatattgagaatcATGATTAATTTTCCTGGTGCAACCTAGAGTCAGATTTTCTTTTTCGGGTGCAATTTTGCATGAGTTGCAGTTGTTCCATGAACTTTTCTTCATTTGGTTTTGGTCTTCCACTTATGATGCAGATAAAATATAGTATGaaattcaaactatctcatttcattcataGCATGTATAAGTAAAAGAGTTAAGTGAGGGAGGAAAAACTTCTCTTTAACCTTAGCAAGCAAGATAATAGAATCCAATCGATTGAATCCATTATATTTTAAGTGTTAGAAGGAACTTTCTCATGTGTTAATATTTTTGACCTATCCCGTTATGAGTTCAAGACTAATATAAGATCTATGTTAGTTCATgataaatataacaaaatatgctACATGCATAGCTTAAACCCGAGTAACGCTAGTATACTCCACAATATAAGAGCCATATCAAGAGAGACCCAAGTACCAcaccatgagagagagagagagagagagagagagagagagatttctttTTACCCACTTTGTATCCGACCGAGCAGAAGTGACGAGGGGCGGTCCAACGCCCCGTCACTTGCAATCATAGgtggcactacaagaaaattagtCAATTATGACTAGTCATTTCttgcaaaaatgattattattattatttttttatcaaaatgagTCTGTTTTAATCGCAAATAATTATCCTCATCGTATATAATCAATcacaaatagtcatttttcttgtagtgtgacaAGCCATTATCTTGCATGTAGTATTTGTCCACTCTAATGCAAGGTGTGATATTTggtcatgtatatatatatatatatatcaaggggGCGGCCACCCATTGTGGGCACCTCCCggccatttctctctctctctctctctctctctctctatatatatatgtatttattatcATAGGTATGTGAATTATTGGGCTGTATCCCTCGCATGTCCAGGCCCCATTTAACATGAGAAGTTATTTTAGGACAGAAAATTCTCTATCATACTAAGCTGGCACCATTGGAATATTATATGGTTGTTTCAGATTTAATTTTCGACTTTGGTGGACATTTAATTCTTGCCTTGGAAGGAAGAAATAGATCAAATGGGAGACTGGAATCAGTGGATCATGACCTCCGTTCGAAAAGAGACAAGTTGATAATTCTTCTCTATTTGACTGTGCCATACCCAACCCTTTATAATTACTTGGCAAAGAAGATAACCATGACACGCAGCAGTTCTTCGAAACTTCCTCATGGTGACAAAGGATTCATGAATTAATCAAAGTTAACAAGTCTCGATCAAATATCTGCATGTAATgtttaaagaaaatgatacatATACAACATTTTTGGATCACGTACAATCCTGACCTGTTTCAAATGAGAGTTGTTTATGTAAGATAATATTTAAGAttatatttgttaaattattaattaacatatgattAGTGTAGTtacaaaatatgatttttttaaaaaaattattataaaaaaagagttttgctacgtacgaGTAAagttgtgtattaatctgtgtaccaatactgattccttcatattcaaaatttaaattaacactgttttcaataaaagttactttttaaccaatcacatgagattgatatacaaattaatttgtaattatacttgcaaccagaatttttcatatacttttaactaaattttagaGATAATTTTGATCAAATCAATGGTAATGCTCTTACCTAATTATTTCTCGATCAGTCAATGGTGTCATGCTACAAATCCATAGCAGCTTCGttataaaatatctcaaaacacaaataattaaataaaaatgcttagcttataaaagaattataataaaataatttatatactaatatgatTCGATATGATATATCAGattgtgtatataattttttttattataaaataaatctcacTAATAACATTAAAtcatagtatattataatttttttatgattttattattagacTTTTAATTAATGCTTTTAATTTAATGGATTACATGGTTTTTTTATTACAATGATGTCATTGCATGCGCTTTATTCTTTGACTGTATATGGTCCACTTATAACTTTTCATGCGCGTACAATTGCTGTCAACATGGCTTTCCCATTTTATTAGGAGAATTACTAGCAATACGGaaagattctataaaaataaatttataaattaatatatttttatattatattttagatttattttataattaaaataattttataatctaatttcttttttatacaaCTAAATATGAGCTAGGAGAGGTCCAGTACTTATAACTTCTCAAACACGTACAATTGTTGTCATCATTGCCTTTATATTTTATCATGAGAAGTAGTGCTGcaattataaaaaagtttaataaaaataaatttataaattaatgtgtttttatatgatatattagatctattttataattaaaataattttataatttaacgtatcatattaagtcatatcattaatttataaatttatttttatagaatatttttattactataatatttctctattttgtcATTTACACTAACAAGGGGACTGAGTCAATGTCTTCGTTTTACCTTTCCAAGTCCGAAATAAGTCGTTGCAAAAGCAATGGCAGTGGAGATAGGAAGGAGATGGTCGCCTTAACAAAATGTTTTTGGGAATGGAAATGGAAACGGTCATACAGCACACACTCATAAAATTTTCTTGTGTCCTTTAGTTTTGTCTTAGAAAAGGAAGTTGATCATGGGAGCGAACAACATTTGctgctgttgttgttgttgttttagtCTACATATATAGAAAACTTACAGCTAgctagaagaaaaataaaactttacaaTCTGTTGAGACATTGGTggtttttattaatgaaaattttatgtgtagtcatgtttacgtattctttataaatttcattaagATAATTGACTGtatcatttatttaatataaaataattagtttaactaattatattaataaaatatataaataatatataaaaatgactatatatatatatatatatatatatatatatatatagcagaacccattttttatatttagaagCAAAAGGTGACGATCTATTCGCTTCTCCACGGGCGCTTGATACCAATGGTGCTCATCATACGGTACGCCACCAAAACCTTACAAAAAGTATATGATAAGATCATGATGAGTTACATGACATGACACGCACGCACATCAATATTATATTGTACCTAGACAACaatgatattaatatttaatatataagtggCAAATTTTGTGTGGATAAAAGCAGTAAATGCTAGCTGATGtggaaattttttatatatttaatttgatattattaataattaagttaTTCTATGAAAGATCAataccctatatatatatatatatatgaattctttttcctttttgaaacaaaacaaaagctatcaacttttcattattttcttacgTACGGTGTGAGAATAGAAACCACGTTACACATCACATGATTACCCTATAAAttcttgaggattttgattttgggATCCTTCTTattcttacaatatatatatatcctagaCTATATCGTCATGACTGCAAGCCAGGAAGATGTCATGTGATTCTACTCTTGTCTTCCTCTTTGGTGCCTTTCTTCATGTATGCTTGATTGGGTACTCCAATTCTTCTTGTCATCATGAATGGTCTTTCGATAAAGCATGGTAATAATAATTCCAACATCAcctgatcaaccaaattaaaGACAACTTATAATTAGACCGGCATGGACATCTGACCAGCAAAAATGTTAAGCGCTCGATCGATCTATAAGAACAAATATAATTCTCAAATGATTCCAAAATCTTTTCATGCTATGTATGATCATCGATCTGGTGTGGCCAAGTGTGCatgaatatatacatacatatacatatatgtatatatatatatatatcattcccTCATAGCCTGAAAAGACAGAGCTGATTAATTAAAAGATCATCAAGGAAAAAATGAGACTGTTTCAGATAACATATATTACCACCTATAGTATGTAACTTGTACATGATCACGGAAAGAAGAGGATGGCTAAGTACTACTGTGGTTGTGGTTGTGGTTGTGGTTGTGGTTGACGTTGTTGCTCATGAGCAGGTAATGTAGGGCAAGCTGGCTTGCGAGCTTCAAGTTCTGATATAAAATGGTGACAATCCTGCGCTTAATACTTCCTCTAACTGGAGGAACTAAGCTCCtgatattcttcttcttcctgcAGCTCGCAGTAGTACTACTAGTCGCCATTTTAGTTCCTAACTCCAACTTCTTCGTCTCcatcattttcttgtttataTATATCAGAGAAAGAGAGGCAGATGGAGAGAGTTGCAACCAATATTAATTGCATGAGATCGAAGAAGTATgcgagtgtatatatataagaaagatCTATGATCATCTCCCTATGTATATGGGGAATATATAATTACTGTTGAGAGAGAGGCCAGCCGGGATCGAGGAACCTTCGTGCGACCTTCATGCTCTTTGTTACAACTAATTAATAGCCTCAACATGTTCCCAAAGATATTGCCAATTTTTACTGGCCAGCAAGCAATTCCGTACCTCCTTGTGAAGATGGGTGTTTTCCGATTCTCTAAAGGCCAGGAAGATAGCAGTGTCACTTCATTTCCACGGTACCACGTACATTTATTTCATCTTTGGTACATAAAATCATTACTTATcgtaaaaatttaattatttaaattgtatgTTGTTACGTACTCCATCGAATTATGCGAGTTATACTTCCTCTTGATAGTTAGTACACTTgtagattataaaataatagtacTATTGATTTGTCAAATCGAGTCTAAATCTGCCACTTTTGTTCTCATAGCATATAAACTTATCTTAGAAGTttaggtctcgtttggttacacatttcatataagatgagataaaatatttcattaaaaattgaataaaatattgttataatataattttttaatattaattttgttttaaaatttgataaagtttaattgtttattatattttgtgtgaaaatttaaaaaagttataatgattaatttttacataaaatattttattaaaaactgaaataaaatGTACAGTCAGAATTCGAGCTAACCACCTCAAGTATAATACCTGTTAAAATACCACTCCTTCAAAAGCTTAATTAGTTAAATTGTATTCTAACATGTCACTGGATCCTTTGATTGATATTTAGCACAAGATATTGAGAAACATGTTTTGTTGCTTTGCGAGTTATTGGTTATATGATTTCACTCTTGGTATATATGGAACTATTTTTGTGTTTACTTGAATTATAAACACTTTCCCTCGAGCATATACCATGGGAGCTGCTTGTAGGAAAAGGGTCATGACCATGTCATTTTCAGTGCATATGTTGCGTCAATTAATTCTTGCTTTTGCGACAAAATCTTTCCTTGCCCGAATTATACTTCAAGAACAGGTTACCCAAATCATGGAACCTTTTTATTGTACTGGATGGAATTAAAGACTGGCTTTTCAAGGACGTCCACAAATGTCGAGTTCCTCCCTGGACCTAGCgataacaagaagaatgaaaaatcaGTGAAGAAAATAGGCAATCGATCATTATCATGCTAGCTGGTTTATCACGGCCGGGGATGTTATCATCTTATCTTCTAACTTTGTTTGCGTTCTTGTTGAACTTAAGGttttaagtttcatgtgattataaatttacacatggattttgatgataacaaatgaattcaaagaataaaggagtttcaaactcaagttgttcacacaatggaatcaagcacatcaaagaaccaagcatgagcaagaaggaaacaagttcacattaaagtcatagagtaatgttgtaaatctcttaaaattcgaaattagaattaatgcttaaaattaatattttatcataaggcattaaaatacattttccacatgtgcatgaatatttttgaaaattaaatttgaaaattttaaaagatgattggttgtcatcttttgcatgtgtatgtcttgattaaagggttaaactttgaaaatattaaagatgattgattgtcatctttcacatgtccatgttttatttgaatattttcaaaagtgattgatgcttttttagacttatacaaaaggtagatgattttgtttgaaaaatttgaaaagtaaagtgtgctcattttgtcatatgcaaaaagtaaaagattatgtttgaattttttgaaaaggaaaatgtgctcattttgtcatatgccaaaagtaaaagattaggtttgatttttttgaaaaagtgaatgatgttgtatttgacaattgaaaaagaagaaccttttatttgaattttttgaaaaaatgaatgatgttgtctttgacatgtgaatctttttaaatttgaatatgaagtctcatatgcctataaatagatcatttgagagcttcacattcgcaacaccaagagcatacaacattcattcaaaactttcattctctcttctctaagcattgagcattaatccttgttcattttgagagatatagtttacgctgtattgttcttatttcactcattgaggagtgttttctgataacctacccactatcagcttttgtatcaaaaaaagggtgtatataacccttgtgcgtgtataaagtattctacacgggaaatagttgaatcaccacgtgtaaagtgattgcaagtgtagagggtgttctacaaggatcctttgtagcggtgttattcaaaggtgtaataggtttttatctccaccttaaggaggttgaatagtgaatttggaaatcctcaaggggtagcttgaggcgaggacgtaggcagtggggccgaacctcgttaacatattgagtttgcttctctcttacccttactctttatatttattgttatttcatattttgtttatattttatattatatatttgatttataattgttattttttttaatacaactcaattcacccccctcttgtgttagtcatctgggcaacaattggtatcagagctacaagctctattataagattaactcaTGAATAGAATAATTTGGAAGTaatttaatggaaatgagtttaatagaataatgaattgcgctac
Encoded here:
- the LOC122299554 gene encoding uncharacterized protein LOC122299554; protein product: MMETKKLELGTKMATSSTTASCRKKKNIRSLVPPVRGSIKRRIVTILYQNLKLASQLALHYLLMSNNVNHNHNHNHNHSSDVGIIITMLYRKTIHDDKKNWSTQSSIHEERHQRGRQE